In Tepidimonas taiwanensis, the following are encoded in one genomic region:
- the grxD gene encoding Grx4 family monothiol glutaredoxin has protein sequence MSDVQQRIDQLVKSHDIVLFMKGTASFPMCGFSGRAVQILKACGVDPKSVVTVNVLDDPEIRQGIKEYSNWPTIPQLYVRGEFIGGSDIMMEMYESGELQRLLGTPTA, from the coding sequence ATGAGTGACGTTCAGCAGCGCATCGACCAACTGGTCAAATCCCACGACATCGTGCTGTTCATGAAGGGCACGGCGAGCTTTCCGATGTGCGGCTTCTCCGGCCGCGCGGTGCAAATCCTCAAGGCCTGCGGGGTCGACCCCAAATCCGTGGTCACCGTCAACGTGCTCGACGACCCGGAAATCCGCCAGGGGATCAAGGAATACAGCAACTGGCCCACGATTCCGCAGCTATACGTCCGCGGGGAGTTCATCGGCGGCTCCGACATCATGATGGAGATGTACGAGTCGGGTGAACTGCAGCGGCTGCTGGGCACTCCAACAGCGTGA
- a CDS encoding N5-glutamine methyltransferase family protein, translating to MPASASALDAIGTAESVTDAVRAAQAAGLERLDAQWLLLHALGRPLARAWLLAHGDEPLARDAAQRYAALCRQRLDGVPLAYLTGERGFHGLLLRVDARVLDPRPDTETLVDWALERLPPDAPATVLDLGTGSGAIALAIQYARPAARVWGLDVSADALAVAADNGRRLGLPVRWLRGRWWNDWTPYPDAPATGPATPHHDRDHTAPAESTDPAQPLALAGSADRALPTAPAEGASPWPARFDLVVANPPYLRADDPHLAALRHEPRQALVGGPDGLDDLRAIAAGAPSRLAPGGWLLLEHGWDQADAVAALLRHLGYADVEHRRDLGGHRRCTGGRWPGTAPSGAPLTRA from the coding sequence ATGCCCGCCAGCGCCTCGGCGCTGGACGCGATCGGCACCGCCGAAAGCGTGACGGACGCGGTGCGCGCCGCGCAGGCCGCGGGGCTGGAGCGACTGGACGCCCAATGGCTGCTGCTGCATGCGCTCGGCCGGCCGCTGGCGCGCGCCTGGCTGCTCGCGCATGGCGACGAACCACTCGCCCGCGACGCCGCGCAGCGCTACGCGGCGCTGTGCCGGCAGCGGCTCGACGGGGTGCCGCTCGCGTACCTGACCGGGGAGCGGGGCTTCCACGGCCTGCTGCTGCGTGTGGACGCGCGCGTGCTCGACCCCCGCCCGGACACCGAGACGCTGGTCGATTGGGCGCTGGAGCGGCTGCCCCCCGACGCGCCCGCGACCGTGCTGGACCTGGGCACCGGCAGCGGCGCGATCGCGCTGGCGATCCAGTACGCGCGGCCCGCCGCCCGCGTCTGGGGGCTGGACGTGAGCGCGGACGCCCTGGCAGTGGCCGCCGACAACGGCCGCCGGCTCGGCCTGCCGGTGCGCTGGCTGCGCGGACGGTGGTGGAACGACTGGACGCCCTACCCCGACGCGCCCGCAACGGGCCCGGCCACCCCGCACCATGATCGCGACCACACCGCCCCGGCGGAATCCACGGATCCGGCGCAGCCCCTGGCCCTGGCGGGATCCGCGGATCGGGCGCTGCCCACCGCCCCGGCAGAAGGCGCGTCGCCGTGGCCCGCGCGCTTTGACTTGGTCGTCGCCAACCCGCCGTACCTGCGCGCCGACGACCCGCACCTTGCCGCGCTGCGGCACGAGCCGCGCCAGGCGCTGGTCGGCGGTCCCGACGGGCTGGACGACCTGCGCGCCATCGCCGCCGGCGCCCCGTCCCGGCTGGCCCCGGGCGGCTGGCTGCTGCTGGAGCACGGCTGGGACCAGGCGGACGCGGTCGCGGCGCTGCTGCGGCACCTGGGCTACGCGGACGTCGAGCACCGGCGCGACCTCGGGGGCCACCGGCGCTGTACCGGCGGACGCTGGCCGGGGACGGCACCCTCGGGCGCACCGCTGACGCGGGCTTGA
- the prfA gene encoding peptide chain release factor 1 has protein sequence MKPFVRDTLERLRLRLHELDAQLAAPDATADMERFRALTREHAETDAIVQPYLRYLQREADRQAAQQLADEAQASGDDAMAALAADEMAQADADLAALEATLQSLLLPRDPDDERNAFVEIRAGTGGEEAALFAADLARMYARDAERQGWRVETVSESPSDLGGYKEVVLRIVGRGAYGRLRFESGGHRVQRIPVTESQGRIHTSACTVAVLPEPDEAQAVQLDPSALRIDTFRASGAGGQHVNKTDSAVRITHLPTGIVAECQDDRSQHRNKAKALQILLARLQERERRERAAREAATRKGLIGSGDRSDRIRTYNFPQGRVTDHRINLTLYKLPAVLEGDLDDLIHALQLAHGAEQMAELEAQANA, from the coding sequence ATGAAGCCCTTCGTGCGCGACACGCTCGAGCGCCTGCGCCTGCGGCTGCACGAGCTCGACGCCCAGCTCGCCGCCCCGGATGCGACGGCCGACATGGAGCGCTTCCGGGCGTTGACGCGCGAACACGCCGAAACCGACGCGATCGTGCAGCCTTATCTGCGCTATCTACAGCGCGAGGCGGACCGGCAAGCCGCGCAGCAGCTCGCCGACGAGGCCCAGGCCAGCGGCGACGACGCGATGGCGGCGCTCGCCGCCGATGAAATGGCGCAGGCCGACGCCGACCTCGCGGCGCTGGAGGCGACGCTGCAGTCCCTGCTGCTGCCGCGCGACCCGGACGACGAGCGCAACGCCTTCGTCGAAATCCGCGCCGGTACTGGCGGCGAGGAGGCCGCCCTGTTCGCTGCCGATCTGGCGCGCATGTACGCGCGCGACGCCGAGCGCCAGGGCTGGCGCGTCGAGACGGTCAGCGAATCCCCCAGCGACCTCGGCGGCTACAAGGAAGTCGTGCTGCGCATCGTCGGCCGCGGGGCCTACGGGCGGCTTCGCTTCGAATCCGGCGGGCATCGCGTGCAGCGCATCCCCGTCACCGAGTCGCAGGGCCGCATCCACACCAGCGCCTGCACGGTGGCCGTGTTGCCCGAGCCGGACGAGGCGCAGGCCGTGCAGCTCGACCCGTCCGCGCTGCGCATCGACACCTTCCGCGCCAGCGGTGCCGGCGGCCAGCACGTCAACAAGACCGATTCGGCGGTGCGCATCACGCACCTGCCCACCGGCATCGTCGCGGAGTGCCAGGACGACCGCAGCCAGCACCGCAACAAGGCCAAAGCGCTGCAGATCCTGCTCGCGCGGCTGCAGGAGCGCGAGCGGCGCGAGCGCGCGGCGCGCGAGGCGGCCACCCGCAAGGGCCTCATCGGCAGCGGCGACCGCAGCGACCGCATCCGCACCTACAACTTCCCGCAAGGACGCGTCACCGACCACCGCATCAACCTGACGCTGTACAAGCTGCCGGCGGTGCTTGAGGGCGACCTGGACGACCTGATCCACGCGCTGCAGCTCGCACACGGGGCGGAGCAGATGGCAGAGCTGGAAGCGCAGGCGAACGCATGA